A genome region from Pseudomonadota bacterium includes the following:
- a CDS encoding betaine/proline/choline family ABC transporter ATP-binding protein (Members of the family are the ATP-binding subunit of ABC transporters for substrates such as betaine, L-proline or other amino acids, choline, carnitine, etc. The substrate specificity is best determined from the substrate-binding subunit, rather than this subunit, as it interacts with the permease subunit and not with substrate directly.), whose protein sequence is MSAQPKVRLRDLYKIFGPEDKAALAHVKAGLGKEDLLVQHNHVLGLQDINVDMQAGEITVVMGLSGSGKSTLIRHLNRLIEPTAGEILVDGEDVMQLSKDGLRGIRQNKMSMVFQKFALLPHRTVVQNAAMPLIVRGEEEEHCLSEATKWLDRVGLAGFENHYPAQLSGGMQQRVGIARALTANTDIMLMDEAFSALDPLIRTDMQDLLLELQQELHKTIIFITHDLDEALKLADHLVILKDGAVVQQGEPQGILLHPNDPYIEDFVSDINRARVLRVRSVMGELDNNVEFGGDVQAGDSLEKLIAISGGETGKIYRVLEDGNAVGQLDMRDLVKALVPRVSSSKAD, encoded by the coding sequence ATGTCAGCACAACCCAAAGTTCGCCTGCGCGACCTCTACAAGATTTTCGGGCCGGAAGACAAGGCTGCACTGGCGCATGTCAAGGCCGGACTCGGCAAGGAAGACCTGCTGGTTCAACACAACCACGTGCTCGGCTTGCAGGACATCAATGTCGACATGCAAGCCGGTGAGATCACCGTGGTCATGGGCCTCTCGGGTTCGGGCAAATCGACCCTCATTCGCCACCTCAACCGACTGATCGAACCCACCGCCGGCGAAATCCTGGTTGACGGCGAAGACGTCATGCAGCTCTCCAAAGACGGCTTGCGCGGCATTCGTCAGAACAAGATGTCGATGGTGTTTCAGAAGTTCGCGCTGCTGCCCCACCGCACCGTGGTGCAGAACGCTGCCATGCCCTTGATCGTGCGCGGCGAGGAGGAAGAGCACTGCCTCAGCGAGGCCACCAAGTGGCTCGACCGCGTCGGCCTCGCCGGCTTCGAGAACCACTACCCGGCGCAGCTCTCGGGCGGCATGCAGCAGCGTGTCGGCATCGCGCGGGCGCTGACGGCCAACACCGACATCATGCTGATGGACGAGGCCTTCTCGGCGCTCGACCCGCTGATCCGCACCGACATGCAGGACCTGCTGCTCGAGCTGCAGCAGGAGCTGCACAAGACCATCATCTTCATCACCCACGACCTCGACGAGGCCCTCAAGCTCGCCGACCACCTGGTGATCCTGAAGGACGGTGCCGTGGTCCAGCAGGGCGAACCGCAGGGCATCCTGCTGCACCCGAACGACCCCTACATCGAGGACTTCGTCAGCGACATCAACCGTGCCCGCGTGCTGCGTGTGCGCTCGGTGATGGGCGAACTCGACAACAACGTGGAGTTTGGCGGCGACGTGCAGGCCGGAGACAGCCTTGAAAAGCTGATCGCGATCTCCGGCGGCGAAACCGGCAAGATCTACCGCGTGCTCGAGGACGGGAACGCGGTCGGCCAGCTCGACATGCGCGACCTCGTCAAAGCGCTGGTGCCACGGGTCTCCTCCAGCAAGGCGGACTGA
- a CDS encoding Xaa-Pro peptidase family protein: MHSEPPRGFPESEFTARTRAAQTRMAETGLAGLLFTSEPEVRYFTGFHTLFWQSPTRPWFVFVPAEGKPVAVIPEIGAALMRQTWLDDIHTWSAPAPADDGISLLVELLRPLADAGARLGIMKGHETAWRMPLGDWERLLGHGHMRGLVVDDATALVHGLRRVKSDAEIAKLAHICAIGSATFDCVPDLLAPGMPLDGCFRAFRREALAQGADDTPYLVGAAEPGGYRDVISPPSNRPLQAGDVLMLDTGCTWDGYFCDFDRNWAVGDAGDAARRAHDVLWRATEAGLAAAVPGATCRDLVEAMAAVIRELDGSGGDIGRLGHGLGMQLTEQPSLAAFDNTVLETNMVLTLEPSLGYGDGQMMVHEENIVVRPEGARLLTSRTPSELPVLGH; the protein is encoded by the coding sequence ATGCACTCTGAACCCCCACGCGGGTTTCCCGAAAGCGAATTCACCGCGCGCACGCGCGCGGCGCAAACCCGCATGGCAGAGACCGGGCTCGCCGGCCTGCTGTTCACCAGCGAGCCGGAAGTTCGCTACTTCACCGGCTTCCACACGCTCTTCTGGCAGAGCCCGACGCGGCCCTGGTTCGTGTTCGTACCGGCCGAGGGCAAACCGGTCGCGGTGATCCCGGAAATCGGCGCGGCGCTCATGCGGCAGACCTGGCTCGACGACATCCACACCTGGAGCGCCCCGGCGCCCGCGGACGACGGCATCAGCCTGCTGGTCGAGTTGCTGCGCCCGCTCGCCGACGCCGGCGCACGGCTCGGCATCATGAAAGGCCACGAGACAGCCTGGCGCATGCCGCTCGGCGACTGGGAACGCCTGCTGGGCCACGGTCACATGCGCGGCCTCGTCGTCGACGACGCCACGGCACTCGTGCACGGCCTTCGCCGGGTCAAATCCGACGCCGAGATCGCAAAACTCGCGCACATCTGTGCGATCGGCTCGGCGACTTTCGACTGCGTTCCAGACCTTCTCGCGCCGGGCATGCCGCTCGACGGGTGCTTCCGGGCCTTTCGGCGCGAGGCGCTCGCACAGGGGGCCGACGACACGCCCTACCTCGTTGGCGCCGCCGAGCCGGGTGGCTACCGCGACGTGATCTCCCCGCCGTCCAACCGGCCACTTCAAGCAGGCGATGTGCTGATGCTCGACACCGGCTGCACCTGGGACGGCTACTTCTGCGACTTCGACCGCAATTGGGCGGTGGGCGATGCCGGCGACGCCGCGCGCCGCGCCCACGACGTGCTCTGGCGCGCGACCGAGGCCGGGCTCGCCGCGGCGGTGCCGGGCGCGACCTGTCGCGACCTGGTCGAGGCCATGGCAGCGGTGATCCGCGAACTCGACGGCAGCGGTGGGGACATCGGCCGGCTCGGCCACGGGCTCGGCATGCAACTCACCGAGCAACCGTCGCTCGCCGCTTTCGACAACACCGTGCTCGAGACCAACATGGTGCTCACGCTCGAGCCGTCGCTCGGCTACGGCGACGGCCAGATGATGGTGCACGAGGAGAACATCGTTGTTCGCCCCGAGGGCGCCAGACTCTTGACATCGCGCACGCCGAGCGAGCTGCCGGTACTTGGCCACTGA
- a CDS encoding ABC transporter permease subunit, which yields MAFYEGAFKALGLESWCEEGSSNAPLSMADLLAQASGDDADASGPLFPFPSLDNLNESCGSVVQTRDLTKGIEDSFLAAKPALKTVLDPLTQPLSWLLDGALYLFNVVPWFIMIPLLVAVAWYSSRSIGVTIFVAFSICLLAFVDHYDVAMQTLSIIFVCTGFSVLLGVPIGIAMSRSDTLQRMVVPILDLLQTLPTFVYLIPLIFLFSVTESKLYGIAIILYAIVPVIRLTDLGIRLVDRDVIEAANAFGMNSRQKLIGVQLPLALPNIMAGINQTIMMSLAMVVIASLVSAPGLGVNVLRGIRNLELGVGIVAGIGIVLLAVILDRVSKAALSRVDMTRVGH from the coding sequence ATGGCGTTTTACGAAGGGGCATTCAAGGCTCTCGGACTCGAGAGCTGGTGTGAAGAGGGGTCATCCAACGCCCCGTTATCAATGGCAGACCTCCTGGCCCAGGCGAGTGGCGACGACGCCGACGCGTCCGGACCACTTTTTCCGTTTCCCTCGCTGGACAACCTCAACGAGAGCTGTGGCAGCGTGGTGCAAACCCGCGACCTGACCAAGGGCATCGAGGACAGCTTCCTGGCGGCCAAGCCGGCGCTGAAGACCGTGCTCGACCCGCTGACCCAACCGCTGAGCTGGTTGCTGGACGGCGCGCTCTACCTCTTCAACGTCGTGCCCTGGTTCATCATGATTCCGCTGCTGGTGGCCGTCGCGTGGTACTCCTCGCGGTCCATTGGTGTCACCATTTTCGTCGCCTTCTCGATCTGCCTGCTCGCTTTCGTCGACCACTACGACGTCGCCATGCAGACCCTGTCCATCATTTTTGTGTGCACTGGGTTCTCGGTTTTACTCGGTGTACCGATCGGTATCGCGATGTCGCGCTCCGACACCCTGCAACGCATGGTCGTCCCCATACTCGATCTGCTGCAGACGCTACCGACCTTCGTCTACCTGATCCCGCTGATTTTCCTGTTCTCGGTGACGGAATCGAAACTCTACGGCATCGCCATCATTCTCTACGCCATCGTGCCGGTGATTCGCCTGACCGACCTCGGCATCCGTCTGGTCGACCGCGACGTCATCGAGGCCGCCAACGCCTTCGGCATGAATTCACGACAGAAGCTGATCGGGGTGCAGTTGCCGCTCGCGCTGCCGAACATCATGGCCGGTATCAACCAGACCATCATGATGTCGCTCGCGATGGTGGTGATCGCGTCCTTGGTGTCCGCGCCCGGGCTCGGCGTCAATGTGTTGCGGGGCATCCGCAACCTCGAACTCGGCGTCGGCATCGTCGCGGGCATCGGCATCGTGCTGCTCGCGGTCATCCTCGACCGGGTCTCCAAAGCCGCCTTGTCTCGCGTTGACATGACGCGCGTCGGTCACTGA
- a CDS encoding helix-turn-helix transcriptional regulator, protein MNRFSDALRTWRKTRRLSQLELAVEAEVSARHISFLETGRAQPSAEMIGRLGEAMQLPLSAQNQLLTQAGFAARYPARDWGDTAMAPIRAAVERMLGRHDPYPALALDRVWRIVSMNASAEALYGALGVHTGDSLLELMLSDALATVIENWPTVAHHTAKRLRTESAAQGGVPELDRAADALASAPAPEAAPASPVVPMVLAVNGARLALFGTIAQFGTPEDVALDDLKIELFFPADETTRLTLEALAS, encoded by the coding sequence ATGAACCGCTTCTCCGACGCCCTGCGCACCTGGCGCAAGACCCGCCGCCTGAGCCAGCTCGAGCTGGCCGTCGAGGCGGAGGTGTCCGCGCGGCACATCTCTTTTCTCGAAACCGGCCGCGCCCAACCGAGCGCCGAGATGATCGGCCGACTGGGTGAAGCCATGCAGTTGCCACTGAGCGCGCAGAATCAGTTGCTCACCCAAGCAGGCTTTGCCGCGCGCTACCCCGCACGCGACTGGGGCGACACGGCGATGGCACCGATCCGCGCGGCGGTCGAGCGTATGCTCGGCCGTCACGATCCCTACCCCGCCCTGGCCCTCGACCGGGTGTGGCGCATCGTGTCGATGAACGCGAGTGCCGAGGCCCTCTACGGCGCACTGGGCGTGCACACCGGCGACAGTCTGCTGGAGCTGATGCTGTCAGACGCCTTGGCCACGGTCATCGAGAACTGGCCAACGGTTGCCCACCACACGGCGAAACGCTTGCGCACCGAAAGCGCGGCGCAGGGGGGCGTCCCCGAGCTCGACCGCGCCGCCGACGCGCTCGCGTCTGCGCCGGCGCCAGAGGCCGCGCCCGCGTCACCGGTGGTGCCGATGGTGTTGGCGGTCAACGGCGCCCGGCTCGCGCTGTTCGGCACGATCGCACAGTTCGGCACACCCGAGGACGTCGCGCTCGACGACCTCAAGATCGAGTTGTTCTTCCCGGCCGACGAGACGACGCGACTGACCCTGGAAGCGCTGGCTAGCTGA
- a CDS encoding diaminopropionate ammonia-lyase, with protein sequence MTLHFPTADLGHHSADRGTGDAAHRVISADAFAAARAEITQWAGYAPTPLVSLDALAAELGVARIDYKDEGPRFGLASFKALGGAYAAQRVLQAQISARTGEAVSLASIRNGEHAAACADITLVSATDGNHGRSLAWGCQRFGAPCNIYIHAEVSEGRAEAMRRYGANVIRIDGDYDESVRLAKTEADANGWFVVSDTSWPGYSQPPLDVMSGYGVMTREACDALAEPPTHVFLQGGVGGMAAGIAAALRQFYGAASPRVVIVEPDRAACLFESAKAGTATSVAIETETIMAGLSCGEPSPLAWDILAEEASDFLTIPDDTVAPAVRLLARPLAGDPAIDAGESAVAGLAALILARRDAAVSEALGLDANARVLLFGSEGVTDPDIFARIMAGHDAL encoded by the coding sequence ATGACGCTTCACTTTCCCACCGCGGATCTCGGCCATCACAGCGCCGACCGCGGCACCGGCGACGCCGCCCACCGCGTGATCAGCGCAGACGCCTTTGCCGCCGCGCGTGCCGAAATCACCCAGTGGGCCGGCTACGCCCCCACCCCGCTGGTGTCGCTGGACGCCCTGGCAGCCGAACTCGGCGTCGCGCGCATCGACTACAAGGACGAGGGGCCGCGCTTCGGCCTCGCGAGCTTCAAGGCGCTCGGTGGCGCCTATGCCGCACAGCGCGTGTTGCAGGCGCAGATCAGCGCGCGCACCGGTGAGGCGGTGAGCCTCGCGTCCATCCGCAACGGCGAACACGCCGCCGCCTGCGCCGACATCACGCTGGTGTCGGCCACCGACGGCAACCACGGCCGCTCGCTTGCCTGGGGCTGCCAGCGCTTCGGCGCGCCGTGCAACATCTACATCCACGCTGAAGTCAGTGAGGGCCGCGCCGAGGCCATGCGCCGCTACGGCGCTAACGTCATCCGCATCGACGGCGACTACGACGAGTCGGTCCGGCTGGCGAAGACCGAAGCGGATGCGAACGGCTGGTTTGTCGTTTCCGACACCTCGTGGCCGGGCTACTCGCAACCGCCGCTCGACGTGATGTCGGGCTACGGCGTCATGACACGCGAAGCCTGCGACGCCCTTGCAGAGCCGCCAACCCACGTGTTTTTGCAAGGTGGGGTGGGTGGCATGGCTGCCGGCATTGCCGCTGCCTTGCGCCAGTTCTACGGCGCGGCGTCACCGCGTGTGGTCATCGTCGAACCCGACCGCGCCGCCTGCTTGTTTGAGAGTGCCAAGGCTGGCACCGCGACGTCGGTTGCGATCGAGACGGAGACCATCATGGCGGGCCTCTCCTGCGGGGAGCCCTCGCCGCTCGCCTGGGACATCCTCGCCGAAGAGGCAAGCGACTTCCTGACCATCCCGGACGACACCGTCGCGCCCGCCGTGCGCCTGCTGGCACGCCCGCTCGCGGGGGATCCGGCCATCGACGCAGGCGAGAGTGCCGTCGCCGGCCTCGCGGCCCTGATCCTCGCACGGCGCGACGCCGCGGTGTCCGAGGCGCTCGGGCTCGACGCGAACGCGCGCGTGCTGCTGTTCGGCTCGGAGGGTGTGACCGACCCGGACATCTTCGCGCGCATCATGGCCGGCCACGATGCACTCTGA
- a CDS encoding transposase, producing MSFEHRRDWVEQRLLAVSSVFSIDIASFAIMSNHYHVVLHVDTSAAATWTDSDVVGRWHRLFNGSLLSRKFLDCPNLLSPAELGRVRELANQWRHRLTDISWFMRCVNEPISRQANAEDRCTGAFWEGRFKSQALLDEKAILAAMAYVDLNPIRAELATTPEDSDHTSIRKRITAARQGQIPKDLMRFQGHSRDNKSSAIPCSLQHYVELVDWTGRVVKRGTRGAIDHNLPYILSRIEIGASTWLTIATEFEDRFKQWVGTDNAIQTAARNVGKMRSRSPPLIAA from the coding sequence GTGAGTTTCGAGCACCGTCGCGACTGGGTGGAGCAACGCTTGCTCGCCGTATCCTCCGTGTTTTCAATTGACATAGCGAGCTTTGCGATTATGTCAAACCACTACCATGTGGTCTTGCACGTTGACACATCGGCTGCTGCAACATGGACCGACAGCGACGTCGTCGGCCGGTGGCACCGCCTGTTCAATGGCAGCCTGCTAAGCCGCAAATTCCTTGACTGTCCAAACCTGTTGAGTCCAGCAGAGCTTGGGCGTGTCCGAGAGCTGGCAAATCAATGGCGTCACCGCCTGACCGATATCTCGTGGTTCATGCGTTGTGTCAACGAACCGATTTCCCGTCAGGCCAATGCGGAAGATCGGTGTACTGGCGCGTTCTGGGAAGGACGCTTCAAGAGCCAGGCGTTGTTGGATGAGAAAGCGATCCTGGCTGCCATGGCCTACGTCGATCTAAACCCGATACGTGCGGAGTTGGCGACCACGCCAGAGGACAGCGACCACACGAGCATTCGGAAACGCATCACTGCGGCACGACAGGGACAGATTCCAAAGGACTTGATGCGCTTTCAAGGCCATTCGCGCGACAACAAGTCAAGCGCCATTCCCTGTTCGCTGCAACACTATGTCGAGCTGGTGGACTGGACGGGGCGCGTTGTCAAGAGAGGGACGCGCGGCGCGATTGATCACAACCTGCCCTACATTCTCAGCCGCATCGAGATCGGTGCATCCACATGGCTCACCATCGCAACGGAGTTCGAAGATCGATTCAAGCAGTGGGTAGGAACGGACAATGCCATCCAGACTGCCGCCCGCAACGTCGGAAAAATGCGCAGCCGTTCCCCACCGCTGATCGCAGCCTGA
- a CDS encoding ABC transporter substrate-binding protein produces MKKTILGAALVVATMGAPTSPFIQSAYADGHSCGTVSITEMDWASAQVVTAVATFLMQQGYGCDVQKVPSSTVPALTSLAETGEPDILTEVWANSTPAYEGLLDEGKLVELTNVLSDGGIEAWWIPAYLAESNPELTTMEGILANPAAVGGKFHDCPSGWACDIINNNNLKALDVESQGLERFQHGSGETLQTSIASAYADKAPWFGYYWAPTAVLGKYPMVQVQVGEYDAEAHTCNGDADCANPTFSAYPKAKVVTAVSGAFMEREPAIAELLKNVAFTNAQMGDVLAWRLDNNASNEEAAVYFLSTYPEVWGNWLSDGAKEKLAALL; encoded by the coding sequence ATGAAGAAAACGATTCTCGGCGCAGCGCTTGTCGTCGCCACCATGGGCGCACCGACGTCGCCGTTCATTCAGTCTGCCTACGCAGACGGCCACAGCTGCGGCACGGTCTCGATCACGGAAATGGACTGGGCGTCCGCGCAGGTTGTCACTGCGGTTGCCACGTTCCTGATGCAACAGGGCTACGGTTGCGACGTGCAGAAAGTGCCCTCGTCCACCGTGCCGGCACTGACCTCACTCGCAGAAACCGGTGAGCCCGACATCCTGACCGAGGTCTGGGCAAACTCCACGCCGGCCTACGAAGGTCTGCTCGACGAGGGCAAGCTGGTCGAACTGACCAATGTGCTCTCTGACGGTGGCATTGAAGCCTGGTGGATTCCGGCCTACCTCGCCGAGTCCAACCCGGAGCTGACCACCATGGAGGGTATCCTCGCGAACCCCGCCGCGGTCGGTGGCAAGTTCCACGACTGCCCGTCTGGCTGGGCCTGCGACATCATCAACAACAACAACCTCAAAGCACTGGACGTTGAGAGCCAGGGCCTCGAGCGCTTCCAGCACGGCTCAGGTGAAACCCTGCAGACCTCCATCGCGTCCGCTTACGCTGACAAGGCACCGTGGTTTGGCTACTACTGGGCGCCGACCGCTGTGCTTGGCAAGTACCCGATGGTGCAGGTCCAGGTAGGTGAGTACGACGCCGAAGCACACACCTGCAACGGTGATGCAGACTGCGCCAACCCGACCTTCTCGGCCTATCCGAAAGCCAAGGTTGTCACCGCTGTCTCGGGCGCGTTCATGGAGCGCGAGCCGGCGATCGCCGAGCTGCTGAAGAACGTGGCTTTCACCAACGCGCAGATGGGTGACGTGCTGGCCTGGCGCCTGGACAACAACGCGTCCAACGAAGAAGCCGCGGTCTACTTCCTCTCGACCTACCCGGAAGTCTGGGGCAACTGGTTGAGCGACGGCGCCAAGGAAAAACTCGCAGCGCTGCTGTGA
- a CDS encoding phytanoyl-CoA dioxygenase family protein, with protein sequence MAELTRAQHAEFWREGVLVMEDAVTADELDSLRRVFSGWVEESRAHTVDYGTCLDGRPRFDLQPGHSAEQPAIRRVQSPEEVSPEYLHVMRNARLVDAVAELIGPAIKFHHGKVNSKLPGSATEVKFHQDFPFQPMSNDDLVTALLFVDDVTLENGPLEVVPGSHKGPLYPHWHEGVFTGAVSDAVVAEHRDRVVPCTGKAGSVCFMHSSLLHGSAPNRSDQPRTLYIATYYSEDAIELSPNALPSAHTHELVRGEPSGRVRCSAYEMALPVVPKGTSFFAQQDGSDTG encoded by the coding sequence ATGGCCGAACTGACCCGGGCCCAACACGCCGAGTTCTGGCGCGAAGGGGTGCTCGTGATGGAGGATGCGGTGACCGCAGACGAGCTCGACAGCCTGCGCCGCGTGTTTTCGGGCTGGGTCGAAGAAAGCCGTGCCCACACCGTCGACTACGGCACCTGCCTCGATGGACGCCCGCGTTTCGACCTGCAGCCGGGCCACAGTGCCGAACAACCGGCCATCCGCCGTGTGCAATCACCCGAGGAAGTGTCGCCCGAATACCTGCACGTGATGCGCAACGCGCGCCTGGTCGATGCGGTGGCCGAACTCATTGGCCCCGCGATCAAGTTCCACCACGGCAAAGTCAATTCCAAGCTGCCGGGTTCGGCGACCGAGGTGAAGTTCCACCAGGACTTCCCGTTTCAACCGATGAGCAACGACGACCTGGTCACCGCGCTGCTGTTCGTCGACGACGTGACCCTCGAGAACGGCCCGCTTGAAGTCGTTCCGGGCTCCCACAAAGGCCCGCTGTACCCCCACTGGCACGAGGGCGTGTTCACCGGCGCGGTCAGCGATGCGGTGGTCGCCGAACACCGGGACAGGGTTGTCCCGTGTACGGGCAAAGCCGGCTCCGTCTGTTTCATGCACTCGAGCCTGCTGCACGGCTCGGCGCCGAACCGCTCCGACCAGCCGCGCACACTCTACATTGCGACCTACTACAGCGAGGACGCCATCGAACTCAGCCCGAACGCCTTGCCGAGCGCCCACACCCACGAACTCGTGCGCGGCGAGCCCTCCGGGCGCGTGCGCTGCAGTGCCTACGAGATGGCCCTGCCGGTGGTGCCGAAGGGCACGTCCTTTTTTGCCCAGCAAGACGGGTCGGACACGGGATGA
- a CDS encoding Asp/Glu racemase translates to MSAPPDLVEQLPFATDGGLGQRARLGLIVLQTDQTIEHEIGTVLRGEGIALYHARIPNAQAVTPGTLRAMRDELPRAARLLPAEFAFDAIGYGCTSGATLIGESEVDALIRNAHPGARTSNPISACKAALAALAVRRIALLTPYTVEVTDAMRANLTAAGIQVNAVASFNQSDDFTVARIRADSILDAITEVGALDDVDAVFVSCTSLRALSVIEPAETALGKPVLASNQALAWHLMRLAGLAHTPACVGQLFAAPLAEAPA, encoded by the coding sequence ATGAGTGCGCCACCCGATCTCGTTGAACAGCTGCCCTTCGCGACCGACGGTGGCCTCGGGCAACGGGCCCGCCTTGGCCTGATTGTGCTGCAGACCGACCAGACCATCGAGCACGAGATCGGCACTGTCCTGCGAGGGGAGGGGATAGCGCTTTACCACGCGCGCATCCCGAATGCGCAGGCGGTCACCCCCGGGACCCTGCGGGCCATGCGCGATGAACTGCCGCGCGCTGCGCGCCTGTTGCCTGCGGAATTTGCCTTCGATGCCATCGGCTACGGCTGCACCTCCGGCGCGACGTTGATCGGTGAGTCTGAGGTCGACGCGTTGATCCGCAACGCGCACCCCGGCGCCCGCACCAGCAACCCGATCAGTGCCTGCAAGGCGGCGTTGGCAGCGTTGGCCGTGCGGCGCATCGCCTTGCTCACGCCCTACACCGTGGAGGTGACCGACGCCATGCGCGCCAACCTCACCGCCGCCGGTATTCAGGTCAACGCGGTTGCGTCCTTCAACCAGTCCGATGACTTCACCGTCGCGCGCATACGGGCGGACAGCATCCTCGATGCCATCACCGAAGTCGGTGCGCTTGATGATGTCGATGCGGTGTTTGTCTCCTGCACCAGCCTGCGCGCGTTGTCGGTGATTGAGCCCGCTGAAACCGCGCTTGGCAAACCGGTGCTCGCGAGCAACCAGGCGCTGGCCTGGCACCTGATGCGCCTGGCGGGGCTCGCCCACACACCGGCCTGCGTCGGCCAACTCTTCGCTGCACCGCTTGCCGAGGCCCCCGCGTGA
- a CDS encoding GntR family transcriptional regulator, translated as MPAPSPHNVPPAAATPRVQQIVDALRGDITRGALAPHTALPSERTVAEVHGVSRMTARRALERIEAEGLAYSAERRGRFVSPGRLSYNISDRLGFTTDARDAGVALEIELIDVDTTPATDANAAQLGIDRGDSLYTYTRLFRSAGHATFIETESVIAARFPELLSHDLRQSTTQLWEQHYGTHADTGDIVIRLCALREDEAALLGLAPHHPAIELEQITRDRDGAPFCLGRQVWRGEMAEFVAHAKVNQ; from the coding sequence GTGCCTGCACCGTCGCCCCACAACGTGCCGCCTGCTGCCGCAACGCCGCGCGTTCAACAGATCGTGGACGCCTTGCGCGGTGACATCACGCGCGGCGCGCTGGCGCCGCACACCGCGCTGCCGTCCGAGCGCACCGTGGCTGAGGTGCACGGCGTCAGCCGCATGACCGCGCGCCGGGCACTGGAACGCATCGAAGCCGAGGGGCTGGCCTACAGCGCCGAGCGGCGTGGGCGCTTTGTGTCGCCAGGCCGGCTGAGCTACAACATCAGCGACCGACTGGGGTTTACCACGGATGCGCGCGACGCGGGCGTCGCCCTCGAGATCGAACTGATCGACGTCGACACCACCCCGGCAACCGACGCAAACGCCGCGCAGCTCGGCATTGACCGCGGCGACAGCCTGTACACCTACACGCGGCTCTTCCGCAGCGCCGGTCACGCGACATTCATCGAGACAGAATCGGTGATCGCAGCCCGGTTCCCAGAGCTGCTCAGCCACGACTTGCGGCAGTCGACGACACAGCTCTGGGAGCAACACTACGGCACCCACGCCGACACCGGCGACATCGTGATCCGGTTGTGCGCGCTGCGCGAAGACGAAGCTGCCCTGCTCGGTCTCGCACCGCACCACCCAGCCATAGAACTCGAACAGATTACCCGCGATCGCGATGGCGCACCCTTCTGCCTCGGCCGCCAGGTCTGGCGCGGCGAAATGGCGGAGTTTGTCGCCCACGCCAAGGTCAACCAATAA
- a CDS encoding LysE family transporter, with amino-acid sequence MGDYTFLFGVALTLMAALLSPGPSFVFVARTAAAVSRRNAIAVAVGLASGSALFAATAAFGLFVVLETVPWLYTGLRIAGGVYLCYIGLKLWRNAKSSLSEPGDEGADDPTLRRSYLSGLLIQLSNPKTAIVFAGVFAAFLPSTIPDHAYTLLILLSFFLAGLWYGAVAIVLSLEKPRTVYTSMKHLIDRIAGALLGALGLRLATDIEGSDH; translated from the coding sequence ATGGGTGACTATACGTTTCTGTTTGGTGTGGCCCTGACGCTCATGGCTGCATTGCTGAGTCCTGGCCCCAGTTTCGTGTTTGTCGCAAGAACAGCGGCCGCGGTTTCAAGAAGAAACGCGATTGCCGTTGCCGTTGGGCTGGCCAGTGGCAGTGCACTGTTTGCTGCGACAGCGGCTTTCGGTTTGTTCGTTGTCCTGGAAACTGTCCCGTGGCTTTACACTGGGCTGCGAATCGCGGGCGGCGTATACCTCTGTTACATCGGATTGAAATTGTGGCGGAACGCAAAGTCGTCGTTATCAGAGCCCGGTGATGAAGGCGCGGACGACCCGACACTGCGACGGTCGTACCTGTCGGGATTGTTGATCCAACTCAGTAATCCAAAGACTGCAATAGTCTTTGCTGGCGTTTTCGCCGCGTTCCTTCCATCAACCATACCCGACCACGCGTATACGCTGCTCATTCTGCTGTCGTTTTTTCTCGCGGGCCTGTGGTACGGCGCGGTTGCAATCGTGCTTTCGTTGGAAAAACCACGGACGGTATACACCTCGATGAAGCATTTGATTGACCGTATCGCTGGGGCACTTTTGGGAGCGTTGGGACTCAGGCTAGCGACAGATATTGAAGGAAGCGATCACTAA